A portion of the Minwuia thermotolerans genome contains these proteins:
- a CDS encoding sensor histidine kinase — protein sequence MTSQNDRPAPAPAESASRSAAEEAQRFRDFAEAASNWFWEMDSGLRFCWFSDSFERISGVPQSHLLGRSRRDMLALADPVTDEITSLQDWWDHIAVLEAHRPFRNFIHPRIHPDGHKVYLSISGKPIFDAAGRFAGYRGTGADITDRIEIERRLREAKEMAEVADRAKSRFLATMSHELRTPLNAIIGFAEIMDGQRFGPMGEPRYQGYARDILSSGRHLLAIINDILDLARLDAAQMELDDAWMPVEEVMDDAGRHIAPVAAAAGIRLRLVAPEAAAEVLADQRRMRQVLLNLLSNAVKFSPRGGVVTLAWRPDGPRGPALVVTDPGPGMTEDEIRQAVEPFSQIAHHRTRHHEGTGLGLSLARRLCELHGARLELESAPGEGLTASIVLPGNRVRRGNA from the coding sequence ATGACCAGCCAGAACGACCGCCCTGCGCCGGCGCCGGCCGAGAGCGCGTCCCGCTCCGCGGCCGAGGAGGCGCAGCGGTTCCGGGACTTCGCGGAGGCGGCGTCGAACTGGTTCTGGGAAATGGATTCCGGACTTCGCTTCTGCTGGTTCTCCGACAGTTTCGAACGGATCTCGGGCGTGCCGCAATCGCACCTGCTGGGCCGCTCGCGGCGCGACATGCTGGCGCTCGCCGATCCGGTCACCGACGAGATCACCAGCCTGCAGGACTGGTGGGACCACATCGCGGTGCTGGAAGCGCACCGGCCATTCCGCAATTTCATCCATCCGCGCATCCATCCGGACGGCCACAAGGTCTACCTGTCGATCAGCGGCAAGCCGATCTTCGACGCGGCGGGACGCTTCGCCGGCTATCGCGGCACCGGCGCCGACATCACCGACCGCATCGAGATCGAGCGCCGGCTGCGCGAGGCGAAGGAGATGGCGGAGGTCGCCGACCGCGCCAAGTCGCGCTTCCTGGCGACGATGAGCCACGAGCTGCGCACGCCGCTCAACGCCATCATCGGTTTTGCCGAGATCATGGACGGGCAGCGCTTCGGCCCGATGGGCGAGCCGCGCTATCAGGGCTATGCGCGCGACATCCTGTCGTCGGGCCGGCACCTGCTGGCGATCATCAATGACATCCTGGATCTCGCCCGTCTGGACGCCGCGCAGATGGAGCTGGACGACGCCTGGATGCCGGTGGAAGAGGTGATGGACGACGCCGGCCGCCACATTGCGCCGGTCGCGGCCGCCGCGGGGATCAGGCTGCGTCTGGTGGCTCCGGAAGCCGCCGCCGAAGTTCTGGCGGACCAGCGGCGCATGCGCCAGGTGCTGCTGAACCTGCTGTCGAACGCGGTCAAGTTCTCGCCGCGCGGCGGCGTCGTCACCCTGGCCTGGCGTCCGGACGGGCCGCGCGGGCCGGCCCTGGTGGTGACCGATCCGGGGCCCGGCATGACGGAAGACGAGATCCGTCAGGCGGTGGAGCCCTTCAGCCAGATCGCCCATCACCGCACCCGCCATCACGAGGGCACGGGGCTGGGCCTTTCGCTGGCGCGGCGGCTGTGCGAACTGCACGGCGCGCGCCTGGAGCTGGAGAGCGCGCCCGGCGAGGGCCTCACCGCGAGCATCGTGCTGCCCGGGAACCGGGTGCGGCGCGGCAACGCCTGA
- a CDS encoding 3-hydroxyacyl-CoA dehydrogenase, which translates to MKLKGAAVVVTGGASGLGGATARELASAGAKVTIFDLNEDLGNKIAGEIGGVFAKCNVADEASAEAAFKTASDAHGPCRVLINCAGIGTATKTTSKGTPHPLDAFRKVIDVNLIGTFNCIRLAATEMAAGEPDENGDRGVIVNTASVAAFDGQIGQAAYSASKGGIVGMTLPIARDLMNDGIRVCTIAPGLFMTPLLASLPDNVKDALAASVPFPKRLGDPSEYAHMARTIIENQMLNGETIRLDGAIRMAPR; encoded by the coding sequence ATGAAACTGAAGGGTGCAGCGGTCGTCGTCACGGGCGGCGCTTCCGGTCTTGGCGGCGCCACGGCGCGCGAGCTGGCTTCCGCCGGCGCGAAGGTGACGATCTTCGATCTCAACGAGGATCTGGGCAACAAGATCGCCGGCGAGATCGGCGGCGTGTTCGCGAAGTGCAACGTCGCCGACGAGGCTTCCGCCGAGGCCGCGTTCAAGACCGCCAGCGATGCCCACGGGCCCTGCCGGGTGCTGATCAACTGCGCCGGCATCGGCACGGCGACCAAGACCACCTCGAAGGGGACGCCGCATCCGCTCGACGCCTTCAGGAAGGTCATCGACGTCAACCTGATCGGCACCTTCAACTGCATCCGACTGGCCGCCACCGAGATGGCGGCCGGCGAGCCGGACGAGAACGGCGACCGCGGCGTCATCGTCAACACCGCATCGGTCGCGGCCTTCGACGGCCAGATCGGCCAGGCGGCCTATTCGGCCTCGAAGGGCGGCATTGTCGGGATGACCCTGCCGATCGCGCGCGACCTGATGAATGACGGCATCCGCGTTTGCACCATCGCGCCGGGCCTGTTCATGACGCCGCTGCTGGCCAGCCTGCCGGACAACGTCAAGGACGCGCTGGCCGCCTCCGTGCCGTTCCCGAAGCGCCTCGGCGATCCGTCGGAATACGCCCACATGGCCCGCACCATCATCGAGAACCAGATGCTGAACGGCGAGACCATCCGCCTGGACGGCGCCATCCGCATGGCGCCGCGCTGA